The genomic window TTGTTTATCATGCATTTGTAAAATCAGTTCACTTTTGCTTGTAGAGTCTCAACAAACTCTTGCACTTTTTCAAGTGAGGTCACATGCATGTTACAAGCCATACTATCTTGGCAAATGTAATTTCCTCGTGACGTATACGTATCTAGAATTTGGCCTTTTGTTTCTACGGAAAATAAGCCAACGGGTGTATGTTTATTACAAATCGTACAAATACTCTTTTGGATAGCAGGTGTAAAAATTCCATGTAGGCCAACTAATTTATCATTATAATGAGCTATCAAATATCTTTTAAATGTTCCTTTATCGTCCCATGCTAAGTAAGATATTTCTTTAAGGTCATAGACACCAAGTGACGGCATCTTTAATTTTTTTACTTTAGGAAATAGTTTTTGGAGTGTTTTTTCCGATATACTTTGGAATGGTATGACAAATGGTTTTAACTCTCCTAAATATACTTCGGCATCTTCTTTTGCTTTAACATGAACAATATTATTTAGTAAATCTCTTTGTTCTGCGCTTAATTCCGGAAATAGCTGTATTGCTCTTTCTAAAGCCATTGCCTTAACTGCTTGTAAGACAGCTTTATCATTCGCAGATGAGTGCGCATTAATTAAGTTTTGTGTTTGTTGTTTAATAAAATGAAACTGGTCACTTCTCATAAATGCTTCCATATTAATCCCTCCTTCTATACTATAATCAATTTACGCCCCTTAAAAATGTAATAAATGATTATAAAACATTTTTTACATAAAAAAGCACTGATCATTCATCAGTGCTTGCTATTATTTAGAATATACAATTTTTCTAATCGTATCTAT from Bacillus sp. HMF5848 includes these protein-coding regions:
- a CDS encoding FusB/FusC family EF-G-binding protein, with the protein product MEAFMRSDQFHFIKQQTQNLINAHSSANDKAVLQAVKAMALERAIQLFPELSAEQRDLLNNIVHVKAKEDAEVYLGELKPFVIPFQSISEKTLQKLFPKVKKLKMPSLGVYDLKEISYLAWDDKGTFKRYLIAHYNDKLVGLHGIFTPAIQKSICTICNKHTPVGLFSVETKGQILDTYTSRGNYICQDSMACNMHVTSLEKVQEFVETLQAKVN